The proteins below are encoded in one region of Apostichopus japonicus isolate 1M-3 chromosome 4, ASM3797524v1, whole genome shotgun sequence:
- the LOC139966634 gene encoding glutathione S-transferase omega-1-like has protein sequence MAPSPPHLNSGDALPPLKPGVIRLYSMKFCPFAERARLVLNAKNIEHEVINVNLWEKPTWFADKNPNQQVPIVEHDGKIVYESLIVSAYLEELYPDKHPLVPKDPYSRAKDAMLIEFHGGKVIPNFFGAKDGVNEEKVEALKGDLAKLDQDLKERGTDFFYGSQPGYLDYMIWPIFARVPSHGCFGAGQGIPKSLKVLAPWVERMMKDKAVQSTIHPDSAYTEFNKYYRKDATIFDRVETPN, from the exons ATGGCACCTTCTCCACCACATTTAAACTCAG GCGACGCACTCCCTCCCCTGAAGCCTGGAGTTATACGCCTCTACAGTATGAAGTTCTGCCCGTTTGCCGAGCGAGCCAGGCTTGTTCTCAATGCTAAAAATATTGA GCATGAAGTAATCAACGTGAACCTATGGGAGAAACCCACGTGGTTTGCAGATAAAAATCCAAACCAGCAAGTTCCAATCGTAGAGCATGATGGGAAAATTGTTTACGAATCGCTGATAGTGAGCGCATATCTGGAAGAACTCTATCCAGATAAACACCCTCTGGTGCCCAAGGATCCCTATTCGAGAGCTAAAGATGCCATGCTGATAGAATTCCATGGAGGGAAG GTTATCCCTAACTTCTTTGGAGCTAAGGATGGTGTGAACGAGGAGAAGGTGGAAGCTTTGAAAGGTGACTTGGCGAAACTGGATCAAGATTTAAAAGAGAGAGGAACAGATTTCTTTTATG GTTCACAACCAGGTTATCTCGATTACATGATCTGGCCAATCTTTGCCCGAGTTCCCTCCCACGGTTGCTTTGGTGCGGGCCAAGGCATCCCTAAGTCTCTGAAGGTTCTGGCACCCTGGGTGGAGAGGATGATGAAGGATAAGGCTGTCCAGAGCACCATCCACCCGGACAGCGCCTACACCGAATTTAATAAGTACTACAGGAAGGATGCGACCATCTTTGACAGAGTTGAAACCCCAAattaa